Genomic DNA from Fimbriimonas ginsengisoli Gsoil 348:
CGCAAGTGCCGATCGTGCTTTTCTCATCCTCCGTAAGTCCTTCCGACATCGCCCGATGCGAAGCGCTGGGAGTGCGTGAGTACGTAGAGAAACCGACCGACCCGTCGGCCTACGCCGATGCGGTGACGGCAATCTGCACAAAATGGGCGTCTGGATAACACCGGCCGCCTCAGTTAGGCGTTATCCACTCGCGTAGATCGTCCGCTCCCAAGCGGTAGTAAGTGGCGCTTGGCGCGGCGTCGCTGATTTCCGCTTCTAAAATATGGCGCTCGAGGACCGGAATAAGGTCTTCCACCCGTTCCAAAGTGTCTGTCGTTTCCAATAACCGCTGCTTCTCCAGGTTCGCCATCTGGAGAAGGTTCGCGATAGTAAAGGAGAGGACCACCGGATCGCTGGGAAAAACCACCTTGACGCTGATTTCCTGCCGCTCGATTTGACGCCGGATCAGCATCTCGAATTCGGTCCTCGCTCGGGAGAGCAATTCTTCCGCTCGCCCCACGTCCTCGATCTCGTGTTCGATCACCGGCTCGACTTGACCCATGAAGAACGGGCGGGAATCGTCGATCTCTCGAATCCTGAACCGGCGCTCGCCCACGACGTGGACGTCCAAGCGACCATCGTCGTACGTGTGGACCCGCTGAATCCGGCAAGCGGTTCCGACGAGGTAAGGCTCGGCGCGGCCGCCCACCTCAGGACCGGATCGAATCAGGACGACGCCAAACGGCCGATCCTCGTGCAGACAGAGCCGAACCATTTCGCGATACCGCTCCTCGAA
This window encodes:
- a CDS encoding LON peptidase substrate-binding domain-containing protein codes for the protein MARELEEMPLFPLNTVLFPYASIQLHVFEERYREMVRLCLHEDRPFGVVLIRSGPEVGGRAEPYLVGTACRIQRVHTYDDGRLDVHVVGERRFRIREIDDSRPFFMGQVEPVIEHEIEDVGRAEELLSRARTEFEMLIRRQIERQEISVKVVFPSDPVVLSFTIANLLQMANLEKQRLLETTDTLERVEDLIPVLERHILEAEISDAAPSATYYRLGADDLREWITPN